The Hyphomicrobium sp. 99 genome contains the following window.
GCTCAGGCGTTTTCGTTCAAATACAGCCCCCGCCCCGGAACGCCCGCCGCCGGGATCGAAGTCCAAGTCCCCGAGGACGTGAAGGCCGAGAGGTTGCAGCGGCTGCAGGCACTGCTGGAAGAACAGCAGCTGGCCTTCAACTCACAGGTGCTGGGAAACACCATCCCGGTGCTGTTTGAACGTCGCGGGCGCGAGCCAGGTGAATTCGTCGGCAGGACACCCTATCTACAGCTCATATATGCGGCGGGAGACGGAGATCTCACGGGCCAAACGGCGGACGTCAAGGTTACGGAAACCCGGCGCGTCAGCCTGTCAGGTGTCATTTCCGCAGCATAAACGAGTTATAATGCTTGAGGACGGCTGTGCGTTAACCACACCTGCGCGTGCCGAACCTGTTTGTCGCATGCTAACGTGGATCATCGATTCGATTTGAGAGATACGGGAAGAAGAGCAACCAGCAAGGGAGTGTCAGGATTGGCAGCATTCCGCGGGTCCTCCGCGTCGGCATCGAGACGGCCCAACAAGCCGGAGCTTGAAGATGCTCGCGTCGTTGTACCCTTTGAAGACAATCGGCTGCTGACGCAGCTGCTTGGGGAATACGATAGCCACCTGGCTCTTATAGAAGATCGATTGGGCATCGACGCGCATGCCCACGGCAACGTCGTCATTCTGACGGGAACCGCCAATTCCTGCGCTAATGCTCGCAGCGTCTTGGAGCGCCTCTATCACAGAATTACCAAAGGCGAAACGATCGGACCCGGCGATATCGACGGGCTGATCCGTCACGCACGCGCCGAAGGAACGTCTTCCGACGGCCAAGCCCAGATCGCCACGCGCCGTCGCGTGGTCAAGGCCCGCACGCCGACGCAAAGCACCTATATGCGCGCCATCGAAAAGCATGACCTCGTGTTTGGTCTCGGTCCGGCCGGCACCGGCAAAACCTACATTGCCGTTGCGTTCGCAGCCCACTGCCTCGAGCGCGGAATGGTCGAGCGCATCATTCTTTCGCGTCCAGCTGTCGAAGCTGGTGAGCGCCTCGGCTTTCTGCCGGGCGACATGCGCGACAAGGTCGATCCCTATCTCCGGCCGCTTTATGATGCGCTTTATGATGTTCTGCCGCCTGAAAAGGTCGAGCGCGATATCGAAACAGGCGTCATCGAAGTCGCGCCGTTGGCCTTCATGCGCGGCCGCACGCTCGCCAATGCCTTCGTCATTCTCGACGAAGCGCAGAATACGACGAGCATGCAGATGAAGATGTTTTTGACGCGTATCGGCGAAGGTTCGAAAATGGTGGTGACGGGTGATCCGTCTCAGATCGATCTGCCGCCGGGTACGAAGTCTGGCCTCGTCGAAGCCGTCGATATACTCGACAAGGTCGATGACATTTCGATCGTGAGGTTCGAGGCCAGCGATATCGTGCGCCGTGATCTCGTCGCCAAAATCGTCGATGCCTACGAGCGACCCAAATAAGCCCATGCCCGCTTCACAACAGGCCCCAGAGAACGTCTTCGAGGTGGAGATCGTCGAAGACGACGGAGACTGGTCGCGCATCAGCAATCTCGACAGTCTCATCGACGACGCTGCCCGCGCGGCCTTCGAGCGAGCGGGCGACGGCCTTCAACCGGCAGTCGTATCCGTTGCCCTATCCTCTGACGCCAACGTCGCCGCTCTGAATGAACAATTCCGCGGCAAGGCTAAGCCAACGAATGTGCTGTCTTTTCCGGCGGGGAACGGTGCGTCCGATGGCCAGCTCGGCGATATCATCATCGCGTTGGAAACCGTCGAACGCGAAGCAGACGAACAGGGCGTCCCCTTCGAACATCACCTGCAGCATCTGGTTGTGCATGGCGTGCTGCATCTTTTAGGCTATGATCACGAAACGACGGCTGACGCCGAACGCATGGAAGCCATTGAAATTGAAATACTTTCGAAATTGGGCGTTGCAAATCCCTACACGGGCGCTCTGGAAACCGGTACAAGTGACTGACCGGGTTCCCACCCATGGCCATGACCGACAACACACATCGTAAGACAGTGTCCGACACCCTAGACGACGATAGTCAGCCTTTGGGCGCACACGGATGGCTGCAAGCGCTTCGCGCCAAGCTCGGCCTCGTAGTGCCCCAGAACGTCCGCGACGCGCTGGAAGGCGCGCTCAAAACCGGCACCTCCGAGAACTTCACCGACGCCGAACGCAAGATGCTCGAGCGGCTTCTCCGCTTCGGCTCGAGCCGCGTCGCGTCGCTGATGATCCCGCGCGCCGATATCACGGCGCTCGACGAAGACGAGCCGATCTCGGAGCTTCTTGCAACCTTCAACGAGGCAGGCGTCTCCCGCATTCCACTCTTCCGCG
Protein-coding sequences here:
- a CDS encoding PhoH family protein yields the protein MAAFRGSSASASRRPNKPELEDARVVVPFEDNRLLTQLLGEYDSHLALIEDRLGIDAHAHGNVVILTGTANSCANARSVLERLYHRITKGETIGPGDIDGLIRHARAEGTSSDGQAQIATRRRVVKARTPTQSTYMRAIEKHDLVFGLGPAGTGKTYIAVAFAAHCLERGMVERIILSRPAVEAGERLGFLPGDMRDKVDPYLRPLYDALYDVLPPEKVERDIETGVIEVAPLAFMRGRTLANAFVILDEAQNTTSMQMKMFLTRIGEGSKMVVTGDPSQIDLPPGTKSGLVEAVDILDKVDDISIVRFEASDIVRRDLVAKIVDAYERPK
- the ybeY gene encoding rRNA maturation RNase YbeY; the protein is MPASQQAPENVFEVEIVEDDGDWSRISNLDSLIDDAARAAFERAGDGLQPAVVSVALSSDANVAALNEQFRGKAKPTNVLSFPAGNGASDGQLGDIIIALETVEREADEQGVPFEHHLQHLVVHGVLHLLGYDHETTADAERMEAIEIEILSKLGVANPYTGALETGTSD